The proteins below come from a single Drosophila miranda strain MSH22 chromosome Y unlocalized genomic scaffold, D.miranda_PacBio2.1 Contig_Y1_pilon, whole genome shotgun sequence genomic window:
- the LOC117190537 gene encoding pre-mRNA-splicing factor syf1 homolog isoform X2, which translates to MSVYDRATSAVKEEKMFDMYNIFVKKAAEIYGLPRTREIYEKAIEALHEQHMRHMCVKFAELETKLG; encoded by the coding sequence ATGTCCGTCTACGATCGCGCCACGTCCGCCGTCAAGGAAGAGAAGATGTTCGACATGTACAACATATTCGTGAAGAAGGCCGCCGAGATCTACGGCCTGCCACGCACCAGGGAGATCTACGAGAAGGCCATCGAGGCTCTGCACGAGCAGCATATGCGCCACATGTGCGTCAAATTCGCCGAGCTGGAGACGAAGCTGGGCTAG